The following are encoded in a window of Castanea sativa cultivar Marrone di Chiusa Pesio chromosome 5, ASM4071231v1 genomic DNA:
- the LOC142636683 gene encoding germin-like protein subfamily 1 member 7, whose amino-acid sequence MKGVSFLATVAILALASSFVSAYDPSPLQDFCVAINDIKSGVFVNGKFCKDPAMVSANDFFFSGLNIPGNTGNKVGSNVTLVNVDKLPGLNTLGISLARLDFAQYGLNPPHTHPRGTELFVVIEGTFLVGFVTSNPNKLFTKVLNKGDVFVFPIGLIHFQFNIGETIGLAFAGLSSQNPGVITIANAVFGSVPPINPDVLIKAFQLDKNVVEYLQKAFAPN is encoded by the exons atGAAAGGTGTTTCTTTCCTTGCGACTGTGGCCATTTTGGCCTTGGCATCCTCCTTTGTTTCTGCCTATGATCCTAGTCCTTTGCAAGACTTCTGTGTTGCAATTAACGACATCAAATCTGGTG TGTTCGtgaatggaaaattttgcaagGACCCTGCAATGGTCTCAGCGaatgattttttcttctccGGACTTAATATTCCCGGAAACACTGGAAACAAAGTCGGATCAAATGTCACTCTAGTGAACGTCGATAAATTACCAGGTCTCAACACTCTAGGCATATCTTTGGCTCGCCTTGACTTTGCACAATATGGCCTGAATCCTCCTCACACTCACCCTCGTGGCACTGAGCTCTTTGTAGTCATTGAGGGTACATTCTTAGTTGGATTTGTCACATCCAACCCAAACAAACTCTTCACCAAAGTTCTAAACAAGGGAGATGTCTTTGTATTCCCAATTGGACTCATTCACTTCCAATTCAACATAGGGGAGACTATTGGTCTTGCCTTTGCTGGTCTCAGCAGCCAAAATCCTGGAGTGATCACCATAGCAAACGCAGTCTTTGGATCCGTTCCTCCCATTAATCCTGATGTTCTCATCAAGGCCTTCCAACTAGACAAGAATGTAGTTGAATATCTTCAAAAGGCATTCGCGCCAAACTAG
- the LOC142636050 gene encoding uncharacterized protein LOC142636050, with the protein MPSQHEYHDWFKRITRRFIDRPGAIVTLLIEGYVRFLRRHPVGTEDHKDITEVLTAVHAIERVQPPIPEATNEEAPTPTGPSTTKGPSTSTTPAGCLPRPLVASPRVVPTPDPSSSTPHPSPTPTIPSPTPHPSPRPTILTPTPHPCPGSDICPPTPRSFPQLLPIPSFDLGIDPTPPDMQQEPPSHSTSTALSSAIDLPHVQAEQTVGLPAVAEGRPKRISKAPPCGTEGHKHGHNAGLEASDEGHARPPPHYTRRHKIQKR; encoded by the exons ATGCCTTCACAGCACGAGTACCACGACTGGTTCAAAAGGATAACTCGGAGGTTCATAGATAGGCCTGGTGCTATAGTGACTCTGCTG ATTGAGGGATACGTCCGTTTTTTGAGGCGTCACCCAGTGGGCACGGAGGACCACAAGGACATTACTGAGGTCCTGACGGCAGTGCATGCAATTGAACGTGTACAACCTCCTATTCCTGAGGCCACGAATGAGGAGGCACCTACTCCTACGGGCCCAAGCACTACTAAGGGCCCAAGCACGAGCACAACCCCAGCCGGATGTCTCCCTCGTCCGCTTGTTGCTAGCCCTCGGGTTGTCCCTACCCCCGATCCTTCTTCATCCaccccacatccatcccctaCCCCCACCATTCCTTCACCCACCCCACATCCATCTCCTCGCCCCACCATACTGACACCCACTCCACATCCTTGTCCTGGGTCTGACATTTGTCCACCCACTCCACGGTCATTTCCTCAGCTGTTACCCATTCCATCCTTTGACCTGGGTATTGATCCAACTCCACCTGACATGCAGCAGGAGCCACCCTCCCACAGTACATCTACTGCCCTGTCTTCAGCCATCGACCTACCCCATGTTCAGGCTGAGCAGACTGTTGGGTTACCTGCAGTGGCAGAAGGTCGGCCGAAACGCATATCAAAGGCACCTCCTTGTGGGACAGAGGGGCACAAACATGGACACAATGCTGGGCTCGAGGCATCTGACGAAGGACATGCAAGACCTCCTCCTCATTATACGAGACGGCATAAGATTCAAAAAAGGTAA